A portion of the Lolium rigidum isolate FL_2022 chromosome 1, APGP_CSIRO_Lrig_0.1, whole genome shotgun sequence genome contains these proteins:
- the LOC124658380 gene encoding berberine bridge enzyme-like Cyn d 4, producing the protein MAVSTGTALLLAVCFLACYASVPSLASSGEFLQCLSGNIPSQLVFTPSSPSFTSVLVSSIRNPKFFTPTTVRPLCIVTPTNASHVQAAVLCGRRHDVRIRVRSGGHDYEGLSYRSERPETFAVVDLANLRAVRVNGRAATAWVDSGATLGELYYTVAKAAPGLAFPAGVCPTIGVGGHFSGGGMGMMMRKYGLSVDNVLDATLVDATGRLLDKKAMGRDLFWAIRGGGGGSFGIVLSWKVRLVPVPKTVTFFNIQKSVDQGAVNAVTKWQTIAPALPEDLSIRVIVQSKQALFQSLYLGNCSALVRTMSSQFPELGMTRADCREMSWLQSTVYINSGDANTTVETLLNRTTSLNTFTKNKSDYVKQAITEASWEKIFPWFNNAGAGIIILEPHGGRVGSIADAETPYPHRSGVLYNIQYVAFWTGNGTDSPNWIRGMYDFMEPLVSKTPRGAYVNYRDLDIGENTVIGGVTSYETGKVWGEQYFGGNFKRLAITKGKVDADDYFRNEQSVPPLVSRM; encoded by the coding sequence ATGGCGGTGTCCACAGGCACAGCTCTCCTGCTCGCAGTTTGCTTCCTCGCTTGCTACGCGTCCGTCCCGTCCTTGGCTTCCTCCGGCGAGTTCCTCCAGTGCCTCTCGGGAAACATCCCCAGCCAGCTCGTGTTCACGCCAAGCTCGCCGTCCTTTACTTCGGTCCTGGTGTCGTCAATCAGGAACCCCAAGTTCTTCACCCCGACGACGGTGAGGCCGCTCTGCATAGTGACTCCCACCAACGCGTCCCACGTCCAGGCCGCCGTGCTCTGCGGCCGCCGCCACGACGTGCGCATCCGCGTGCGCAGCGGCGGGCACGACTACGAGGGCCTCTCGTACCGGTCCGAGCGCCCCGAGACCTTCGCCGTGGTCGACCTCGCAAACCTCCGCGCCGTGCGAGTCAACGGTCGCGCGGCCACCGCGTGGGTGGACTCCGGCGCAACTCTGGGGGAGCTGTACTACACCGTGGCCAAGGCGGCACCCGGTCTCGCGTTCCCGGCGGGTGTGTGCCCGACCATCGGCGTGGGCGGCCACTTCAGCGGCGGCGGCATGGGCATGATGATGCGCAAGTACGGCCTCTCCGTCGACAACGTCCTCGACGCCACGCTGGTCGACGCAACAGGGCGGCTGCTGGACAAGAAAGCCATGGGGAGGGACCTCTTCTGGGccatccgcggcggcggcggcgggagcttcGGCATCGTGCTGTCGTGGAAGGTCAGACTCGTGCCGGTCCCAAAGACAGTGACGTTCTTCAACATCCAGAAGAGCGTCGACCAGGGTGCGGTCAATGCCGTGACCAAATGGCAAACGATCGCGCCGGCCCTTCCAGAGGACCTCAGCATACGGGTGATCGTGCAGAGCAAGCAGGCTCTCTTCCAGTCCCTGTATCTCGGCAACTGCAGCGCCCTCGTGCGGACCATGAGCAGCCAGTTCCCTGAGCTCGGCATGACACGCGCCGACTGCCGGGAGATGAGCTGGCTGCAGTCCACGGTCTACATCAACTCCGGCGACGCCAACACCACCGTGGAGACGCTCCTCAACAGGACGACCAGCCTGAACACCTTCACCAAGAACAAGTCCGACTACGTCAAGCAGGCCATCACGGAGGCCTCGTGGGAGAAGATCTTCCCCTGGTTCAACAACGCGGGCGCCGGGATCATCATCCTGGAGCCTCACGGTGGAAGAGTGGGCAGCATCGCTGACGCCGAAACACCGTACCCTCACCGGAGCGGCGTCCTCTACAACATCCAGTACGTCGCGTTCTGGACGGGCAACGGCACCGACTCACCGAACTGGATCAGAGGCATGTACGACTTCATGGAGCCGCTGGTGAGCAAGACCCCGAGGGGTGCGTACGTGAACTACCGGGACCTCGACATTGGGGAGAACACGGTAATCGGTGGCGTCACGAGCTATGAAACCGGCAAGGTGTGGGGTGAGCAATACTTCGGGGGAAACTTCAAAAGACTCGCCATCACAAAGGGGAAGGTGGACGCTGACGACTACTTCAGGAACGAGCAGAGTGTGCCGCCACTTGTCTCGAGGATGTGA